In one window of Maribacter sp. BPC-D8 DNA:
- a CDS encoding cation diffusion facilitator family transporter, which translates to MSIEQTAIKTTYFSIIGNICLALIKGIAGFFGNSYALIADAIESTTDIFSSILVLLGFKYAERPADENHPYGHGKIEPIITFLVVAFLVVSATVIAYESIENIQTPHKVPKAWTLIVLGLIIVWKEISYRVVIKKSEETQSTSLKADAWHHRSDAITSIMAFIGISIAVVLGKGYETADDWAALMASGFILYNSYLILRPALGEIMDEQRYDDLLEDIRIKSLEVPGITGTEKCFIRKAGMKFHVDLHAMVNGDISVTEGHDIAHLLKDYLHENIPNLEHVLIHIEPDNL; encoded by the coding sequence ATGAGTATCGAACAGACGGCAATTAAGACCACGTATTTCAGCATTATAGGGAACATATGCCTCGCTTTGATTAAAGGTATTGCCGGTTTTTTTGGCAATTCTTATGCCCTTATCGCCGATGCTATTGAATCTACCACAGATATTTTTTCTTCTATCCTGGTTCTTTTAGGTTTTAAATATGCCGAAAGACCCGCAGATGAAAACCACCCATACGGACACGGAAAAATAGAACCTATCATCACTTTTCTTGTCGTTGCCTTTTTAGTCGTTTCTGCTACCGTTATCGCTTATGAAAGTATTGAGAACATACAGACTCCGCATAAGGTTCCGAAAGCATGGACATTGATTGTTCTGGGATTAATAATTGTATGGAAAGAAATATCGTACCGCGTTGTTATCAAAAAAAGTGAAGAGACACAAAGCACCTCTTTAAAAGCAGATGCTTGGCACCATAGAAGTGATGCTATTACCTCGATAATGGCATTTATTGGTATTTCTATTGCCGTAGTACTTGGCAAAGGTTATGAAACGGCTGATGATTGGGCTGCCCTTATGGCATCGGGCTTTATTCTTTATAACAGTTACTTAATTCTAAGACCTGCTTTAGGAGAAATAATGGACGAGCAACGTTATGACGACCTCTTGGAAGACATACGTATTAAATCATTAGAAGTACCGGGCATTACTGGTACCGAAAAATGTTTTATTCGTAAAGCGGGAATGAAGTTTCATGTAGACTTACATGCCATGGTAAATGGTGATATTTCTGTTACCGAAGGGCATGACATAGCACATCTCTTAAAAGACTACCTACACGAAAATATCCCTAATTTAGAGCATGTTTTAATTCATATTGAACCCGATAATCTTTAA
- the hppD gene encoding 4-hydroxyphenylpyruvate dioxygenase, translating to MSTATKAENKHKEAQDFMPINGTDYLELYVSNSKQAAHYYKTAFGFKSLAYKGLETGSREYESYVLEQDKIRLVLTSPLRSGTDVGRHIDKHGDGVKVTALWVDDATYAYNEAMKRGAKSYMEPKTEKDDDGKVVTSGIYSYGEVVHVFVERKDYNGTFLPGYQKWECDYQPTATGLKFVDHMVGNVHEGQMNYWVDFYANVMGFKQIMSFDDKDISTDFTALMSKVMSNGNGRIKFPINEPAPGMKKSQVDEYLEFYEGEGVQHIAVATDDIVKTVTDLKNRGVEFLTIPTTYYDVLTERVGEIDEDIESLRKLGILVDRDDEGYLLQIFTKTVQARPTMFFEIIQRKGATSFGKGNFKALFEAIEREQELRGTL from the coding sequence ATGTCAACAGCAACAAAAGCAGAAAATAAACACAAAGAGGCACAAGATTTTATGCCTATTAACGGTACAGATTATTTAGAGCTGTACGTAAGTAATTCTAAACAAGCAGCACATTATTACAAAACTGCATTTGGCTTTAAATCTTTAGCCTATAAAGGTTTAGAGACTGGTAGTAGAGAATATGAGTCTTATGTATTAGAGCAAGATAAGATAAGATTGGTTTTGACTTCACCATTAAGAAGTGGTACTGATGTAGGTAGACATATTGATAAGCATGGTGACGGCGTAAAAGTTACTGCTCTTTGGGTAGATGATGCTACTTATGCGTATAATGAAGCGATGAAAAGAGGTGCCAAAAGTTATATGGAACCTAAAACTGAAAAAGATGACGATGGTAAGGTGGTTACTTCTGGTATCTATTCTTATGGTGAGGTAGTTCATGTTTTTGTAGAACGTAAAGACTACAACGGTACATTTTTACCAGGCTACCAAAAATGGGAATGTGATTACCAGCCAACAGCTACAGGTTTAAAATTTGTTGATCATATGGTAGGTAATGTACATGAAGGTCAAATGAACTATTGGGTAGATTTCTATGCTAATGTTATGGGCTTCAAGCAAATTATGTCTTTCGATGATAAAGATATCTCTACAGATTTTACGGCATTAATGAGTAAGGTAATGAGTAATGGTAACGGTCGTATTAAGTTCCCGATTAACGAACCGGCACCAGGTATGAAAAAATCTCAAGTAGATGAGTATTTGGAGTTCTACGAAGGTGAAGGTGTTCAGCATATTGCCGTTGCAACAGATGATATTGTAAAAACAGTAACCGATTTAAAGAATAGAGGTGTTGAGTTTTTGACAATACCAACTACCTATTATGATGTATTGACCGAAAGAGTTGGTGAAATTGATGAAGATATCGAATCGCTAAGAAAACTAGGTATTTTAGTTGATCGTGATGATGAAGGGTATTTGTTACAGATTTTTACGAAGACGGTACAAGCAAGACCAACAATGTTCTTTGAAATTATTCAACGTAAAGGAGCAACTTCATTCGGAAAAGGAAATTTCAAAGCTTTATTTGAAGCTATTGAGCGTGAGCAAGAATTAAGAGGAACTTTATAG
- a CDS encoding flavin reductase family protein: MSNNEEINSIDPNSISQQELHGYLLSAVAPRPICFASTIDKDGNVNLSPFSYFNLFSVNPPMMIFSPSRRGRDNTTKHTLENVLEVKETVINIVNYDMVEQMSLSSTEYGDGVNEFVKAGFTQVASDKVKPPRVGEAPVAFECVVDQVIALGDGPGAGNLVLAKVVQIHVKKAFLDAEGKLDTPKLDLVARMGGNWYCRASGDALFEIPKPIRTQGIGVDMLPEAVQNSAVLTGNNLGRLGNLEELPTKEAIAKITEHPEVKSILNGAEDVSEIHKLAQQWLAEGKNEDALALLHL; the protein is encoded by the coding sequence ATGTCAAATAACGAAGAAATTAATTCTATAGATCCAAACAGTATTTCTCAACAAGAATTACATGGGTATTTATTATCTGCCGTAGCACCAAGACCTATATGTTTTGCCAGTACGATTGATAAAGATGGTAATGTTAATTTGAGTCCGTTTAGCTATTTTAATCTATTCAGTGTAAATCCGCCAATGATGATATTTTCACCTTCTAGAAGAGGTCGAGATAATACCACGAAGCATACGTTAGAGAATGTATTGGAGGTAAAAGAAACGGTTATCAATATTGTGAATTATGACATGGTAGAGCAAATGTCATTGTCAAGCACCGAATATGGTGATGGAGTAAATGAATTTGTAAAAGCAGGTTTCACACAAGTAGCAAGTGATAAAGTGAAACCGCCAAGAGTAGGCGAGGCACCTGTAGCATTTGAGTGTGTGGTAGATCAAGTAATCGCATTGGGTGACGGACCAGGAGCTGGTAATTTGGTGCTAGCTAAAGTCGTTCAGATTCATGTAAAAAAAGCCTTTTTAGATGCCGAGGGAAAATTAGATACTCCCAAATTAGATTTAGTAGCACGTATGGGAGGAAATTGGTATTGCAGAGCCAGTGGCGATGCTCTATTCGAAATCCCTAAGCCAATACGTACCCAAGGTATAGGCGTAGATATGCTACCTGAAGCTGTGCAGAATAGTGCGGTATTGACAGGTAATAATTTAGGCAGATTAGGGAACTTAGAAGAATTGCCAACGAAAGAAGCAATCGCTAAAATAACAGAACACCCTGAGGTGAAATCTATTTTAAATGGAGCTGAAGATGTTTCAGAAATACACAAATTAGCGCAACAGTGGTTAGCAGAGGGTAAAAATGAAGATGCTTTAGCGTTGTTGCATCTATAG
- a CDS encoding DUF4287 domain-containing protein, protein MDKALQTMIDNMPEKTGKSLSEWKSVLKSKSFAKHSEGVNFLKKEYGVTHGFANTIVTLSKEENNSPTDLVLQQYKGKESLTPIYEALLKVVKTFGNDITITPKKTTVSIIRKKQFALIKPATKTRIDLGLKIKDKPTTDRLESSGPFGSMCTHRVQLTEANQVDDELITWMKEAYEKAE, encoded by the coding sequence ATGGACAAGGCACTACAAACCATGATTGATAATATGCCCGAGAAAACTGGCAAATCTCTAAGCGAATGGAAATCTGTCTTAAAGTCTAAATCGTTTGCCAAACATTCTGAAGGTGTCAATTTTCTAAAAAAAGAATACGGAGTTACCCACGGTTTTGCGAATACCATTGTCACTTTATCTAAAGAAGAAAACAACTCCCCAACCGATTTGGTTTTGCAACAGTATAAGGGAAAAGAAAGCTTAACCCCTATTTACGAAGCTCTTTTAAAAGTGGTAAAAACATTTGGTAACGATATTACTATTACCCCTAAAAAAACTACCGTAAGTATTATTCGAAAAAAGCAATTTGCACTAATAAAACCTGCAACCAAAACAAGAATTGACCTCGGACTCAAAATAAAAGACAAGCCTACCACTGACCGTCTAGAATCTTCAGGACCATTTGGTAGTATGTGTACACACCGAGTTCAACTTACTGAAGCTAATCAGGTGGATGATGAATTAATTACTTGGATGAAGGAAGCATATGAAAAGGCGGAATAA
- a CDS encoding DUF2126 domain-containing protein translates to MALKVAIKHKTKYIYDRSINLSPHIFRLRPAPHSRTPIEAYSIKIKPENHFFNWQQDPFGNYMARIVFPDKTTELSVDVEIIADLKTINPFDFFVEEASEEFPFKYSEEAKKELLPYLEKVESGPFLKEYLSKIDLTPVRSIDFLINLNSNLYNYLNYTLRMEPGVQTCEETLEAKLGSCRDFAWLLVQILRHLGLAARFVSGYLVQLKSDEKSLDGPSGPEEDFTDLHAWAEVYLPGAGWVGLDATSGLFTGEGHIPLACTPSYESAAPVSGFSDFAETTFEFENSVTRIFESPRVTKPYTDEQWNAIYNLGFKVEEELQANDVRLTMGGEPTFVSIDDMESEEWNTAADGEHKRELASKLSIRLLEVFGKGGLLHHAQGKWYPGEALPRWLIGIHWRKDGKPIWKDPSLLASFSEEYKMPRNITKRFLKTLGGYLGCKTNSIMPAYEDAFYFLWEEGKLPVDVNPKKYNKDDTHLRRKLGEILEQGLGKTVGHVYPLIKKEDKWITNKWEFRNKNLLLTPGNSAIGLRLPLAALPKDPPIPSEPTAEVELFENTPDLPTTCDALQKRMKLKSTSHPRKHPYVRTAICAEVREKKLFLYLPPLDSAEDFLDLVACIEATTKELKVPVILEGYEPPRDNRLEVLKVTPDPGVIEVNVHPAKNWQELTDNTLTLYAEAKQARLGTEKFMLDGKHTGTGGGNHVTLGGVTPADSPLLRNPQLLRSLLTFWQHHPGLSYLFSGAFIGPTSQAPRVDEARLENLYELEIAFSQIPDDKEVPFWITDRLFRHLLTDITGNTHRAEFCIDKLYSPDSSSGRLGILELRAFDMPPHAQMSLMQMLLVRTLVSWFWKKPYKHDLVRWGTELHDKFLLEHYVKEDIKDIVEQLNDAGYPFKLDWFDPFFEFRFPLYGMVEINSIQMELRMAIEPWNVLGEEMTGGGTSRYVDSSLERVQVKVNNFNSKRYILTCNGVKIELSSTGTKGEYVAGVRFKAWEPWSALHPTIGVDTPLVFDIVDDWNQKSIGGCTYFVAHPGGRSYDTYPVNSLEAESRRINRFWDIGVTQDEVTPTELVASTNFTGRMVEPKAGSNTFVYKEMPINPEYPHVTDLRKK, encoded by the coding sequence ATGGCATTAAAAGTTGCAATTAAACACAAGACGAAATATATCTACGATAGAAGTATAAATCTATCTCCACACATATTTAGATTACGACCTGCCCCACACAGTAGAACACCTATAGAGGCGTATTCAATAAAAATAAAACCAGAGAACCATTTTTTCAATTGGCAGCAAGATCCATTTGGTAATTATATGGCGAGAATTGTTTTCCCAGATAAGACCACAGAGCTTTCTGTTGATGTAGAAATCATAGCAGATTTAAAGACCATTAATCCGTTCGATTTTTTCGTAGAAGAAGCGAGTGAAGAATTTCCTTTCAAGTATTCTGAAGAAGCTAAAAAGGAGCTTTTGCCTTATTTAGAAAAAGTGGAAAGTGGTCCATTTTTAAAGGAATACCTCTCTAAAATAGATTTAACGCCGGTACGAAGTATCGATTTCTTAATTAACCTTAATAGCAACTTGTATAATTACCTGAACTATACCTTGCGTATGGAGCCTGGTGTGCAAACATGCGAAGAAACGCTAGAAGCTAAATTAGGTTCTTGTAGAGATTTTGCGTGGTTATTGGTGCAGATACTTCGCCATTTAGGTCTGGCTGCACGTTTTGTATCTGGGTATTTAGTACAATTAAAATCAGATGAAAAATCATTGGATGGTCCGTCAGGTCCTGAAGAAGATTTTACAGATTTACATGCATGGGCAGAAGTATATTTACCAGGCGCCGGGTGGGTCGGTTTAGATGCCACATCTGGACTCTTTACCGGTGAAGGTCATATACCTTTGGCTTGTACACCATCTTATGAGAGTGCAGCTCCCGTAAGCGGATTTAGCGATTTTGCAGAAACAACGTTCGAATTTGAAAATTCGGTTACTAGAATATTCGAATCTCCGAGGGTTACAAAACCATATACCGATGAGCAATGGAATGCTATATACAATCTTGGTTTTAAGGTAGAAGAAGAATTACAGGCAAATGATGTTCGTTTGACCATGGGTGGTGAACCTACGTTCGTTTCTATAGATGATATGGAATCTGAAGAGTGGAATACTGCTGCAGATGGTGAACACAAAAGAGAACTGGCAAGTAAATTGTCTATTCGATTATTAGAGGTTTTTGGTAAAGGTGGGTTGTTGCATCATGCGCAAGGTAAGTGGTACCCGGGTGAAGCGCTACCTCGTTGGTTAATTGGTATACATTGGAGAAAAGATGGAAAACCAATTTGGAAAGATCCGAGTTTGTTGGCATCATTTTCTGAGGAATATAAAATGCCCAGGAATATTACCAAGCGATTTTTAAAGACTTTGGGCGGCTATTTAGGTTGTAAAACCAATAGTATAATGCCTGCCTATGAAGATGCTTTTTACTTTTTATGGGAAGAGGGAAAATTACCTGTAGATGTAAACCCGAAAAAATATAATAAAGACGATACCCACTTACGTAGAAAGCTTGGCGAGATTTTAGAACAAGGTTTAGGCAAAACGGTAGGTCATGTATATCCGTTAATTAAAAAAGAGGATAAATGGATTACCAATAAATGGGAATTCAGAAATAAGAATTTACTGCTTACTCCCGGTAATTCGGCAATTGGCTTGCGTTTACCTTTAGCGGCATTACCAAAGGATCCACCAATTCCGTCAGAACCAACGGCAGAGGTAGAGCTGTTTGAAAATACACCAGATTTACCAACGACTTGCGATGCTTTACAAAAGCGAATGAAGTTAAAATCTACTTCGCATCCACGAAAGCACCCCTATGTACGCACGGCTATTTGCGCCGAGGTTCGTGAGAAAAAGTTATTTCTATACCTGCCGCCATTAGACAGTGCAGAAGACTTTTTAGATTTGGTAGCATGTATAGAAGCTACGACAAAAGAATTGAAAGTACCTGTCATTTTAGAAGGTTACGAACCGCCAAGAGATAATAGGTTAGAGGTGTTGAAGGTGACCCCAGATCCTGGGGTAATCGAAGTAAATGTACATCCGGCGAAAAACTGGCAAGAATTAACCGATAATACGCTAACACTATATGCCGAAGCAAAACAAGCTCGTTTAGGCACAGAAAAATTTATGTTAGATGGCAAGCACACTGGTACAGGTGGTGGTAACCATGTAACCTTGGGCGGAGTAACGCCGGCTGATAGTCCGCTATTACGTAATCCTCAATTATTACGAAGCTTATTGACCTTTTGGCAACATCACCCAGGCTTATCTTACCTGTTTTCAGGAGCGTTTATTGGTCCTACGAGTCAGGCACCACGTGTAGATGAGGCTAGGTTAGAGAATTTATATGAACTTGAAATTGCTTTTTCTCAAATTCCTGATGATAAGGAAGTCCCTTTTTGGATTACCGACCGATTATTCCGTCACCTTTTAACAGATATTACGGGGAATACCCACAGGGCAGAATTCTGTATCGATAAATTATACTCGCCAGATTCTTCTTCTGGTCGCTTAGGTATATTAGAGCTACGTGCTTTTGATATGCCGCCACATGCACAAATGAGTTTAATGCAAATGTTACTGGTGCGTACATTAGTGTCTTGGTTTTGGAAAAAGCCGTACAAGCACGATTTGGTACGTTGGGGTACAGAGTTGCATGACAAGTTTTTACTAGAGCATTATGTAAAAGAAGATATAAAAGATATTGTGGAGCAATTGAACGATGCGGGCTATCCGTTTAAGTTAGATTGGTTCGATCCATTTTTTGAATTCCGTTTTCCGCTATACGGCATGGTAGAAATAAATTCGATTCAAATGGAATTGCGAATGGCTATAGAACCATGGAATGTTCTTGGTGAAGAAATGACCGGTGGTGGCACATCGCGTTATGTAGATTCGTCACTAGAGCGTGTACAGGTAAAAGTGAATAATTTTAATAGCAAACGATATATATTAACCTGTAATGGGGTGAAAATAGAACTCAGCTCGACGGGCACAAAAGGAGAATATGTTGCGGGAGTTCGTTTTAAAGCTTGGGAACCATGGTCGGCATTACACCCGACTATCGGTGTAGATACTCCGCTAGTATTTGATATCGTTGATGATTGGAACCAAAAGTCAATTGGTGGTTGTACCTATTTTGTAGCACACCCAGGTGGGCGTTCTTATGATACATACCCTGTAAATAGTTTAGAGGCAGAATCGCGCAGAATCAATAGATTTTGGGATATTGGGGTAACACAAGATGAGGTAACACCTACAGAATTGGTCGCTTCAACAAATTTTACGGGTAGAATGGTAGAACCTAAGGCAGGTTCAAATACATTTGTATACAAAGAGATGCCGATTAACCCCGAGTATCCGCATGTAACAGATTTACGTAAGAAGTAA
- a CDS encoding homogentisate 1,2-dioxygenase: MPIYHKQGAVPPKRHTQFRKPNGELYSEQLFGTIGFDGMSSLLYHHNRPTMVKEILKSTDVSPKIALEKNIRSLKLVSFNAPAKDDFLEAREPLLVNSDIIIGVAAPRKSLREYFYKNTDADEMLFIHKGTGILRTIFGQIPFEYGDYLIIPRGTIYQIDFDTEDNRILYAESFSPIYTPKRYRNWFGQLLEHSPFCERDYKLPQNLETFTDTDTDEHLIKVKKQGVMHEMVYIGHPFDVVGWDGYNFPYGFSIHNFEPITGRVHQPPPVHQTFETNAFVICSFVPRLYDYHPLSIPAPYNHSNIDSDEMLYYVDGDFMSRNGVQPGNISLHPAGIPHGPHPGAAERSIGQKGSEELAVMIDTFKPLMVTENALKLDDGDYYKSWLDK; encoded by the coding sequence ATGCCTATATATCATAAACAAGGAGCGGTGCCACCTAAAAGGCACACGCAGTTTAGAAAACCAAATGGTGAATTATATTCTGAGCAATTGTTCGGTACTATAGGGTTTGACGGTATGTCCTCTTTATTATATCACCACAATAGACCAACAATGGTTAAGGAGATATTGAAGAGTACCGATGTTTCTCCGAAAATTGCTTTAGAGAAAAATATACGATCGTTGAAGTTGGTCAGTTTTAATGCTCCGGCAAAAGATGATTTTTTAGAAGCTAGAGAGCCACTTTTGGTGAATAGCGATATTATTATCGGTGTAGCAGCACCACGAAAATCGTTACGAGAATATTTTTATAAGAATACCGATGCCGATGAAATGTTGTTCATTCATAAAGGGACAGGTATTTTGAGAACCATTTTCGGACAGATCCCGTTTGAGTATGGCGATTATTTAATAATTCCTAGAGGAACGATTTATCAGATAGATTTTGATACTGAAGACAATCGCATTTTGTACGCAGAATCATTTTCTCCTATTTACACTCCAAAGAGATATCGCAATTGGTTCGGACAGTTATTAGAGCATTCTCCGTTTTGTGAGCGCGATTATAAATTGCCACAGAATTTAGAAACCTTTACCGATACCGATACCGATGAGCACTTGATAAAAGTGAAGAAGCAAGGGGTCATGCATGAAATGGTCTACATTGGGCATCCTTTTGATGTTGTAGGTTGGGATGGTTATAATTTCCCTTACGGATTCTCAATTCACAATTTTGAACCTATCACAGGTAGAGTTCATCAACCGCCACCAGTACACCAAACATTTGAGACGAATGCTTTTGTAATTTGCTCTTTTGTGCCGAGGTTGTACGATTATCATCCACTGTCTATACCAGCACCATACAATCACTCTAACATAGATTCTGATGAAATGCTGTATTATGTTGACGGAGATTTTATGAGCAGAAACGGAGTGCAGCCAGGTAACATATCTCTGCATCCCGCAGGAATACCTCATGGTCCACACCCAGGGGCAGCAGAACGCAGCATAGGTCAAAAAGGTTCAGAAGAACTAGCGGTTATGATAGATACGTTCAAGCCATTAATGGTTACTGAGAATGCCTTAAAATTAGACGACGGAGATTATTATAAATCGTGGTTGGATAAATAA
- the fahA gene encoding fumarylacetoacetase, whose amino-acid sequence MTTLNTWASVPENSDFSIYNLPFGIFAVNGEAPKAGIAIGEQIVDLAAVSELGLLEVSASYFRQKTLNEFIALGKKITNKVRLDIQSLLISENSPLKNHSEVFLSQLDAKMHLPVHVGDYTDFYSSIEHATNVGKMFRDPENALLPNWKHIPVGYHGRASSIVVSGTNIHRPMGQVKTNDMKVPVFKASGNLDFELEMGFVVGKSTELGERVSTKNAAEHIFGLVLFNDWSARDIQKWEYVPLGPFLGKSFASSMSPWIVTLEALEPFKVQGPEQTPEVLSYLAYEGEKNYDIQLEVGMSSSTSEETTISKSNFKFMYWNMMQQLAHHTVNGCNLNVGDVMASGTISGKDESSYGSLLEISWGGKKPFELKDGSERTFIEDNDTVTMRGFAEKEGKRVGFGEVTGTILPSK is encoded by the coding sequence TTGACAACACTAAATACATGGGCTTCAGTACCCGAAAATTCAGATTTTTCTATCTATAATCTCCCTTTCGGAATCTTCGCTGTAAACGGTGAAGCTCCAAAAGCAGGTATTGCTATTGGTGAGCAGATAGTTGATTTGGCAGCAGTATCAGAATTAGGTTTATTAGAGGTCAGCGCTTCTTATTTTCGACAGAAAACCTTAAATGAGTTCATCGCATTAGGAAAGAAAATCACAAATAAGGTCCGTTTAGATATTCAGAGTTTATTGATTTCTGAGAATTCTCCGCTGAAAAATCATTCAGAAGTTTTTTTATCGCAGCTAGATGCCAAAATGCATTTGCCTGTTCATGTAGGTGATTATACAGATTTCTATTCAAGTATAGAACACGCTACTAATGTGGGTAAAATGTTCCGTGATCCAGAGAATGCGCTGTTGCCAAATTGGAAACATATTCCAGTAGGGTATCATGGTCGTGCTTCGTCGATAGTCGTGAGTGGTACAAATATTCACAGACCAATGGGTCAAGTGAAAACCAATGACATGAAAGTTCCGGTTTTTAAAGCCTCAGGAAATCTAGATTTTGAATTGGAAATGGGCTTTGTAGTTGGTAAAAGTACCGAATTGGGCGAACGCGTTTCTACAAAAAATGCCGCTGAACATATTTTCGGATTAGTGCTATTCAATGACTGGTCTGCCAGAGATATTCAGAAGTGGGAATACGTGCCTTTAGGTCCGTTTTTAGGAAAAAGCTTTGCATCATCTATGTCACCGTGGATTGTTACGTTAGAAGCCTTAGAACCATTCAAAGTTCAAGGTCCGGAGCAAACACCAGAAGTCCTTTCGTATTTAGCGTACGAAGGAGAAAAGAATTATGACATACAGTTAGAGGTCGGCATGTCTTCGTCAACTTCAGAAGAAACCACTATTAGCAAATCTAATTTCAAATTCATGTATTGGAATATGATGCAGCAGTTGGCGCATCATACGGTAAACGGCTGTAATTTGAATGTTGGGGATGTTATGGCGTCTGGAACGATATCAGGCAAAGATGAAAGTTCGTACGGCTCATTGTTAGAAATCTCGTGGGGCGGTAAAAAACCATTCGAATTAAAAGACGGAAGCGAACGTACTTTTATAGAAGATAATGATACAGTAACTATGCGAGGGTTCGCAGAAAAAGAAGGTAAAAGAGTAGGGTTCGGTGAAGTAACCGGAACCATTTTACCAAGTAAATAA
- a CDS encoding pyridoxal phosphate-dependent aminotransferase: MQLGFKKYILEDSTYKGGGKKIVMPDGVTVHKLSSNENPLGYSPKVKEALAKTLDDLSFYPDNTDIRLREALVKDFDGVLTADNFITANSGSEIIDMISKAFLNENDEVIVSQPCFLPYTAFTRWMGAKAINVPMTENYDYNLEGILAAITDRTKLVFLASPNNPSGNYIPMAELRSFIEKLPEHVVLVLDEVYRHFAEAEDYTSGLPFVIEGKNVIAINSFSKTYGLAGLRVGYCYAPLEISNYMRRICKPFLLSSLALEGAIAALEDVDFVNKTVALVKEERRFILNGLDALQIKYWPAQGNFVLIDPPINDMEFTSFLEQRGIMVRPVGNFGAPGKVRISFGVREANKALLAALEVLMKTQTTTA, from the coding sequence ATGCAACTAGGTTTCAAGAAATATATATTAGAAGATAGTACCTATAAAGGTGGTGGCAAGAAAATTGTTATGCCCGATGGTGTTACGGTACACAAGCTTTCATCTAATGAGAATCCGCTAGGGTATTCCCCAAAAGTGAAAGAAGCATTAGCAAAAACACTAGACGATTTAAGTTTTTATCCAGATAATACAGACATCAGATTGCGAGAAGCATTGGTAAAGGATTTTGACGGAGTGTTGACTGCAGATAACTTCATTACGGCAAATAGTGGATCTGAAATTATTGATATGATTTCGAAGGCATTTTTGAACGAAAACGATGAGGTAATTGTGAGTCAGCCATGTTTTCTTCCATATACAGCATTTACCCGTTGGATGGGAGCAAAGGCTATCAATGTACCCATGACCGAGAATTATGATTATAATTTAGAAGGTATTCTAGCCGCAATCACAGATAGAACGAAGTTGGTATTTCTAGCATCGCCTAATAATCCGTCAGGAAATTATATTCCTATGGCAGAGTTGCGAAGCTTTATAGAGAAATTACCTGAGCATGTTGTTCTGGTATTAGATGAGGTATACAGACATTTTGCAGAAGCAGAAGATTACACATCAGGTTTGCCGTTTGTGATAGAAGGTAAAAATGTAATTGCCATAAATAGTTTTTCAAAAACGTATGGTTTAGCTGGTTTACGCGTAGGGTATTGCTATGCTCCGTTAGAAATCAGTAATTACATGCGTAGAATTTGTAAGCCTTTTTTACTGTCTTCTTTAGCTTTAGAAGGTGCTATTGCAGCATTAGAAGATGTAGATTTTGTAAACAAAACGGTAGCATTGGTGAAAGAAGAAAGAAGGTTTATTTTGAACGGACTTGATGCTTTGCAGATAAAATACTGGCCTGCACAGGGTAATTTTGTACTAATAGATCCGCCAATCAATGATATGGAATTCACTTCGTTTTTAGAACAACGTGGTATTATGGTACGCCCGGTCGGCAATTTTGGAGCACCAGGGAAAGTAAGAATTTCATTTGGCGTAAGAGAGGCGAACAAAGCACTTTTAGCAGCTTTAGAAGTACTTATGAAAACCCAAACAACAACAGCATAA